A region from the Camelus ferus isolate YT-003-E chromosome 1, BCGSAC_Cfer_1.0, whole genome shotgun sequence genome encodes:
- the MORC3 gene encoding MORC family CW-type zinc finger protein 3 isoform X2 encodes MTSDKLHKMLSFGFSDKVTMNGHVPVGLYGNGFKSGSMRLGKDAIVFTKNGESMSVGFLSQTYLEVIKAEHVVVPIVAFNKNRQIINSTESKASLAAILEHSLFSTEQKLLAELDAIIGKKGTRIIIWNLRSYKSATEFDFDKDKYDIRIPEDLDETAGKKGYKKQERMDQIAPESDYSLRAYCSILYLKPRMQIILRGQKVKTQLVSKSLAYIERDIYRPKFLTNKTVRITFGFNCRNKDHYGIMMYHRNRLIKAYEKVGCQLRANNMGVGVVGIIDCYFLKPTHNKQDFDYTNEYRLTITALGDKLNDYWNEMKVKKNAEYPLNLPVEDIQKRPDQTWVQCDSCLKWRKLPDGIDQLPEKWYCSNNPDPQFRSCDVPEEPEDEDLVHPTYEKTYKKKDKEKFRIRQLETIPRIPAELLFPTNPVSSQSFSPVKEGIPRGHLSEAANTYATRLINHRGSPQSEPENNSLKRRLSTRSSTLNAKNRRLSNQAFENYKDDDDDEDVIILEENSTPKPAVDDDIEVKLQQSHLEQSGVQIEPVGDSEACGQTGSTGTSASRCDQGTTAATQTEVPSLVVKKEEAVEDEIDVRNDTTLLPPCVGAEGKTHETQETFDKSAGDAGCQLSELRNELLLVTQEKENYKRQCHMFTDQIKVLQQRLLEMNDRYVKKETCHQSTETDAVFLLASINGKSESPDHIVSQYRQALEEIERLKKQCSALQQVKAECSQCSNSENKSEMDEMVVQLDDVFRQLDKCSIERDQYKSEVELLELEKSQIRSQCEELKNEIEQLKSTSQQMGADVSTSSNIEESVNYTDGESLKLRSLRVNVGQLLAMIVPDLDLQQVNYDVDVVDEILGQVVEQMSEISST; translated from the exons GACAGATAATTAATTCGACAGAATCAAAAGCAAGCCTTGCTGCAATTCTGGAACATTCTCTGTTTTCTACGGAACAGAAATTACTGGCAGAACTCGATGCTATCATTGGTAAGAAGGGGACAAGGATCATTATTTGGAATCTCAGAAG ctacAAAAGTGCAACAGAGTTTGATTTTGATAAGGATAAATATGACATCAGGATTCCAGAAGATTTAGATGAGACAGCAGGAAAGAAAGGGTACAAGAAGCAAGAAAGGATGGACCAAATTGCCCCTGAGAGTGACTATTCCCTAAGG GCTTACTGCAGTATATTATATCTAAAGCCAAGAATGCAGATCATCTTACGTGGACAGAAAGTGAAGACCCAGCTAGTTTCGAAGAGTCTTGCCTACATTGAACGTGATATTTATCGACCCAAATTTTTA ACTAATAAAACAGTGAGAATTACTTTTGGATTCAACTGCAGAAATAAAGATCATTATGGGATAATGATGTATCACAGAAATAGGCTCATCAAAGCTTATGAAAAAGTTGGATGTCAATTAAGG gcaaACAACATGGGTGTTGGAGTAGTGGGAATTATAGACTGTTATTTCCTAAAGCCAACTCACAATAAACAAGATTTTGATTATACGAATGAATACAG gcttacAATAACAGCACTAGGAGATAAGCTCAATGATTACTGGAATGaaatgaaagtgaagaaaaatgcagaatatcCTCTAAATTTGCCTGTTGAAGATATACa GAAACGTCCTGATCAGACATGGGTTCAATGTGATTCCTGTCTAAAGTGGCGAAAATTACCAGATGGGATAGATCAACTTCCGGAAAAATGGTATTGCTCCAATAACCCTGACCCACAGTTCAG AAGTTGTGATGTTCCAGAAGAACCTGAAGATGAAGATTTGGTGCATCCCACTTATGAGAAAACCTACAAAAAGAA agacaaagaaaaattcaggATCAGGCAACTTGAAACAATTCCTCGG ATTCCTGCTGAACTATTATTTCCAACAAATCCTGTGTCAAGTCaaagcttttctcctgttaaGGAAGGTATTCCAAGAGGACACCTTTCAGAAGCAGCAAATACTTATGCAACAAGACTTATAAATCATCGAGGTTCACCCCAGTCTGAACCTGAGAATAACAG cctGAAACGGAGACTTTCTACTCGTTCATCAACTTTGAATGCAAAGAATCGAAGATTGAGTAATCAAGCATTTGAAAATTACAaagatgacgatgatgatgaagatgtcatcatcttagaagaaaacagcacTCCCAAGCCTGCAGTGGATGATGATATTGAAGTGAAATTGCAGCAGAGTCACCTGGAGCAAAGTGGAGTTCAGATCGAGCCTGTGGGTGACAGTGAAGCTTGTGGCCAGACTGGTTCAACAGGCACTTCAGCATCCAGGTGCGATCAGGGAACTACTGCAGCCACCCAGACTGAAGTACCAAGTTTAGTGGTTAAAAAGGAAGAAGCGGTCGAAGATGAGATAGACGTAAGAAATGACACGACTCTACTGCCGCCTTGTGTGGGGGCTGAAGGAAAGACACATGAAACCCAGGAAACATTTGATAAATCTGCTGGTGATGCTGGTTGCCAGTTAAGTGAACTGAGAAATGAGCTGCTTCTTGTcacccaagagaaagaaaattataaaagacagTGTCATATGTTTACTGACCAAATCAAAGTGTTACAGCAGAGGCTGCTGGAAATGAACGACAGATACGTGAAGAAGGAAACTTGCCATCAGTCTACTGAAACTGATGCTGTATTTTTACTTGCAAGTATTAATGGCAAGTCTGAAAGTCCAGACCATATTGTATCCCAGTATCGGCAAGCTTTGGAAGAAATAGAAAGGCTGAAAAAACAGTGTAGTGCTTTGCAACAAGTAAAGGCTGAATGCAGTCAGTGTTCCAATAGTGAGAATAAAAGTGAGATGGACGAAATGGTTGTGCAGTTGGATGATGTATTTAGACAGCTGGACAAATGCAGTATTGAGAGGGACCAGTATAAAAGTGAG GTTGAATTATTGGaactggaaaaatcacaaatcCGTTCACAGTGTGAAGAGCTGAAAAATGAAATCGAACAATTAAAATCTACAAGTCAACAGATGGGAGCAGATGTTTCAACTTCAAGTAACATTGAGGAGTCTGTAAATTATACTGATGGGGAAAG CCTCAAACTTCGATCTCTTCGAGTTAACGTAGGACAGCTGCTGGCCATGATTGTACCTGATCTCGATCTTCAGCAAGTGAATTATGATGTTGATGTAGTTGATGAGATTTTAGGACAAGTTGTCGAACAAATGAGTGAAATCAGTAGTACTTAA